Genomic window (Chryseobacterium bernardetii):
CCACAAACTGCCAGAGCCTACAAAGCATGACAATCAGGGCTGGATCAATACTTTAAGCAGAATGGCTCCTAAAGCCAAGCTTAGTGATGACCAACATCAAATGGTTTATGACTATCTGATCTCTGTAAATAAAAAATAAGCTTTCAAATGAAAGCTTATTTTTTTTAATCAAAATGGCGTTACTCTGCCTTTTTCCTTGCCCTGGTTTTAGGCATCTTATTCTGAATCAATTTCTCTCTGTCTTCCAGAATTTCAAGTGTAGCTCTGCAAAAACTGAACTTTCTTGCTTCTTTAAGCTGCTCCATGGCTTGCTTATATTGTCCTTTTCTTTCCAGTAAGAGAGATTTGCAATTTAGAATTTCTGCTTTGTCTATTCCTTTCATTTTTAAGGCATACTCAATGAGTTTTTCAGCTTCTTCTTGGTCTTCATTACTCAGGAGACATTCAATATAATATTTAGGAGTGTTCACATTCGAAATATTGCTTTGCATGGCTTCTTCAAAGTATTTTTTTGCCGTTTCATAGTCTCTCAGCACTTCCGAATATACTCTTCCCATCAGGCAAAGGCTGTCTGCATCTTCAGGTTCATAGGAAAGGGCATAATTCAGTGCATCCAGACAGTCGGACA
Coding sequences:
- a CDS encoding tetratricopeptide repeat protein yields the protein MTLTKNKYYFEALDYFPYNMSDCLDALNYALSYEPEDADSLCLMGRVYSEVLRDYETAKKYFEEAMQSNISNVNTPKYYIECLLSNEDQEEAEKLIEYALKMKGIDKAEILNCKSLLLERKGQYKQAMEQLKEARKFSFCRATLEILEDREKLIQNKMPKTRARKKAE